The Paludibacter jiangxiensis DNA window AGCCGGAGCACATGCGTTGTTTATGCCTTGCGGTACGGGTCACATGATGGGACTCGACGTACATGATATGGAAAACCTCGGAGAGGTATGGGTCGGTTACGATGGCGAGCAGAAGAGCACACAGTTCGGACTGAAGTCACTGCGGTTTGCCAAACCTTTGCGTCCGGGACACGTCTTTACCATCGAACCCGGCATTTATTTCATTCCCGAGTTGATGGATAAATGGCAGTCCGAAGGCCTGTTCAACGAGTTCGTTAACTGGAGAGAAGTACAGAAATTCCGTTTTTTCGGGGGAATCCGCAACGAGGAAGATTACATGATTACCGAAACCGGCGCCTGCCGTGTAGGTAAGCATAAACCAATGCGGGTAGACGAAGTGGAAGCTATCCGCAAAGGGAAGTAATACGAAATCGTACAAATGAAAAACCGGGCTTGTGCCCGGTTTTTTTTATTTTGCAATCTCCATCAACGCGTTTGCATACCTTTGGGCTACTTCGTCCCAGTTTATAATATTCCAGAAAGCATCGATGTAATCGGCCCTTCTGTTTTGGTACTTAAGATAATAAGCATGTTCCCATACATCCATGGTCAATAGGGGAATTCCTTTCTGATCTGCGATATCCATTAACGGATTATCCTGATTGGGAGTGGAACAGATAAATAAATTGCCTCTGTAGTCGAGGCACAACCATGCCCATCCGCTTCCAAACCTTGATTTGCCGGCATCCGAGAACTGTTTTTTGAATGCATCGAAAGAAGTGAATGATTTTACAATCGCTTCCAATAGCTGGCCTGAAGGTTGACCGCCACCATTAGGTTTCATGTTTTCCCAATAAAGCATATGGTTGAAATACCCTCCACTATTGTTTCGGATTGCAGCAGGATATTTGCTGATGTTTTTGAAAATATCCTTTATGTCCATTAATTCCATTTCAGTACCGCTTATTGCTTTCGTGAAGTTATCAAAGTATGCTTTATGGTGCTTACTGTAATGTATTTCTACTGTTAGTTTATCGATATATGGTTCAAGGGCATCATACGCATACGGCAGGGCTTTGAACTCGAATTTGTTTGTGGTGCTATTTTTGCTCTGATCGTCAGATGTCTTTTCAGCATGTAAAATACATCCTGAATAAAGCATTCCCAGAAAAAGGAATGCGAAAAGTGATATAGGTTTCTTCATAGTTCTTCTCCTCAATTGTTTTGTTGAATTTACCGTTCTCATTCTGTTTTAGATGAAGCCGACTGGCTTGTAACCAAATGCCAAAGATACAACGGTGAAGCCCGAAATGTGGAGAGGTACAGCTTTTTAAATGATTTTTTTGTTTTCCGGAACCGGCATTTAAAGTGGGTGTCCTGACTTTGTATAGTGCCGTTCCTGCGGAGTTTTTGATTCCTGAAAATGATAATTGCTACCTTTCGAAGCTTAATTACAGTAGAAAAGGGAAACTATTATTTCCATAAGATCAAGATTATACTGTTTCTAAAAAACAGGCAAAACGGATTGTCATGGCTTATTGTGTGTGCGGGAAAGAACACAGGTGCATCTCTTCTTTTATTGTATCTTTGTGATTCTCTATTTTTGTAATGAATTTTTGTGCTATAGCGCCGGATATGTTGAAATTTTACAATTATGAGTTTCAATATATAAGCGAGCCAGACGATTTTGATTTGAGGATTGGTTCGAATAGCCGTGATGTTCAGAAGGTGTCGTTGAAAAATAAACAGTTTATTCTATTTGTAAAAAATGAAATGTATGAAGAATTATTTTGGACTATTAATCAGTTTACTATGTATGTCGTATTCCGGTATTCTGGATGCTCAGAATCGAACCGATTCTCTCCGTTTTAAAGAATATCTGGAGGTGCGACATACAGATGCAATGTCATGGATCAATCGCTATGAAAAAGATATTGATGTTTACAGAGCCATCAACCGAACCTTGACTGATCGCAGCTGTGATGTGCTTTTTCTTGGAAGTTCATCTATTAATTTGTGGGATAGTATTGTACGGGACATGTCTCCAATGAAAATCATCAGACGATCCTATGGCGGTGCTGCTATCAGGGATATGCTTTATAATTATGATGTAATTGCAAGGGGCTTCAATCCTAAAGCAATTGTGTTGTACGTAGAGAATGATTTGGCAGGTTCCAAAGACGATCTCACAGTGGGAGAGAC harbors:
- a CDS encoding superoxide dismutase, which codes for MKKPISLFAFLFLGMLYSGCILHAEKTSDDQSKNSTTNKFEFKALPYAYDALEPYIDKLTVEIHYSKHHKAYFDNFTKAISGTEMELMDIKDIFKNISKYPAAIRNNSGGYFNHMLYWENMKPNGGGQPSGQLLEAIVKSFTSFDAFKKQFSDAGKSRFGSGWAWLCLDYRGNLFICSTPNQDNPLMDIADQKGIPLLTMDVWEHAYYLKYQNRRADYIDAFWNIINWDEVAQRYANALMEIAK
- a CDS encoding lipase produces the protein MKNYFGLLISLLCMSYSGILDAQNRTDSLRFKEYLEVRHTDAMSWINRYEKDIDVYRAINRTLTDRSCDVLFLGSSSINLWDSIVRDMSPMKIIRRSYGGAAIRDMLYNYDVIARGFNPKAIVLYVENDLAGSKDDLTVGETYDFFRLFLSKLVRDYPTKPVFLLSFKPSYARLKMLAKQKAINTLLSEWCTTQPSVRFVDVATCLYDEQNKLREDIFKADRLHMNQKGYDLWTRELKPKLLNVCK